Below is a window of Jonesiaceae bacterium BS-20 DNA.
TGGGATAATCTAGACCCGTGACTCAAACTTCCAACGCAATCTTGTCCCTAACCCCGCGCGAGCAACTCCGAGAACTCATCAAGGAAATTGCTGTCGTGCACGGCAAAGTAACCCTGTCTTCTGGAAAAGAAGCGGACTACTACGTAGACCTGCGCCGGGTGACCCTGCACCACCGTGCGGCCCCGCTCATTGGCCACGTCCTGCTGGACACTCTTGAAGAGGCGGGCCTTGGCCCGGGCGAGATCGACGCTGCCGGCGGACTAACCTTGGGCGCAGACCCAATTGCGACCGCACTCCTACATGCTGCGGCATCGAGAGGCCTTGACCTAGATGCGTTTGTAGTGCGTAAGGCCGCTAAGGCACACGGTATGCAACGCCAGATTGAAGGTCCAAGCATTGAGGGCCGCCGTGTTGTTGTCCTCGAAGACACCACCACGACCGGTGGGTCGCCGATCGCGGCAATTGAGGCTGCGCGTGCTGCTGGGGCTGAGGTTGTAGCTGTTGCCACCATTGTGGACCGCAACACGGGCGCGAAAGAGAAGATCGAAGCGTACGGCGTTACCTACCACTCGCTCTTTGGGCTAGCAGACCTAGACTTGGAGTAAACAAGTAGTTCCTGAGTGAGCCGGCACGGAGGCGGAGCATCGCCCTCGTCGCCACAATACTGTTGGGCTGGGCCCGCTTCTTTCCGACTGAAAGAGGCGGGCTCCGTCGTTTCCAGATCCGCTCATACTGGACGTTTCCATACTTCACGGATACATTAGCGGCCTAGGTGAGGAGCACATAATGGATGCTATTTTCATGTTTGGCGTGATTGTTGCGGGCTTTATCGCATTTGCTATTTGGGGTTCAAAACTCAACAAGAAGCGTCAGGCGGAGCTTGCTGCATGGGCGCAGGACCGTGGCTGGGAATACGCTAGGGAAGACCGCTCTCTTGTTCAGAGATGGCCTGTGGCGCCATTTAGTTTGGGGCGCAGGAATAGGCCAAGCGCCAAGAACGTGTTGTGGGGGCCAACGACATCTCAGCAGGGGCAGGTCAGGCAGGCGTTGAGTTTCACCTATCAATATGAGGTGCGAAGCGGTTCCGGTGACGACAGCTCCTCGACTTCGTATCCGCACCATGTCACCTGTATTTTCTTGGGTCAGACCACACCGGTTTTAGAGATCAGTCCAGAAACTTTCAGCGCAAAGATCTCCAAGGCTCTAGGCGGTCAAGATATCCAGTTTGAGTCGGAGGCATTCAATAAGAGGTGGCGGGTGGAGGCGCAGAACCTAAAGTTCGCCCACGCTATTATCAATCCGCAAATGATGGAGCACCTCATGCATCCGCAATTTGGTGGAGTGAGTTTTGCGTTCGCGGGGGACTGCGTTCTAGTCTTCAATAACAGGCCACTAGACGTCGTGGCGGTAGATCCGATGCTCGCAATCTGCCATGACTTCATCGATAGGATCCCGTCCTATGTTTTGGAAGATTTCTCCTGAACTGGTTTTGGCATCCCAGGGTAAGCCCAGCCAAACTTGGTAGTGAAGCCAGAGTCTTGGAGATCCCGGTGCCCAAAAATCGCCTGACTTTGAAAAAGTCCGATATGGCCGGGTCTAGGGCATTCGGACAAGAGGTGAAGGGCCTATTAGGTCACGCCGATGTTGCCTAATTAATCACACACTAGTGTCAGAAAACCAAGAATCCGCAGAATCATGCGGATCTCGGGCAATAGGACGCTGCCCAGCTTCCGGTATTTAGGTAAGCCTTACCTTGCTTAAATGCCCCGGTGGCCCATAAAGTCGCAGAGGAAGTAAGTGACTCAAGAAACTTTTGAGTCATCACCCAGCGCAAAAGCGCCAAAACTCTGGAGAACTTTCTGTGTTCACCCAAATCCGAAAGAGAGCCCGCCGCTCTCTGGCCGCGTTAACCGCGACCGTTTTATTTGCCGGAGTGACCGTCGCGGGGGCAGCGATACCCGCGGCCGCTGAGGTTGCACCGCCTGCAACCGCGGCACCCGTATTGACGGTTACCCCCGGTGAGATTGACGACGTGACCAAGGAAGTGACGCTGAATGTTAGCGGAACCGGTTATGTTGGCGATGGTGCGGTAAGCGGTGCTTACATTCTTGTTGGTGGTCTTGACGTTTGGACGCCGGGTTCCGGGCCGCTGAAGGCCGATGGTTGGGTTGCCCAAGATTGGGTCCAAGCCAGCCGAATCAAGGACGGCGTTTTCACTACCGCAGTGAAGATTCCTGCGAATAGCTTTGATGCGGGTCAGACCTACCAGGTTGCCTCGAGTGCGGCGCACGGTTTGTCAGCTTCAAACCGCACTCTGGATGCCCAAGCCAAGTTCACAACCAAAGCCGAGGTAATTCCAGAGCCTGAGGCGCCTGCCGCAGACGCTGTGGTGACGGTATCTAAATCGACCGGTTTGAATCCAGACGGTGAGACCATTACGGTCACAGGCTCCGGCTTCTTGCCTGCCGCTGATGGTGCAACTACGGGTGCTCGTCCGCCTCTTGCTGGCAAGTTCACCGGTGCGTATGTAGTGCTTGGTGACTTTGCTGATGTTTGGAAGCCTTCTGACAAGGCGCCGTCGAGCGCACGTAAGGCGCTGAGCCAGTTCTGGGCGGTTCCTGCCGAGAGCGTTAACACGATTGGCGGAGCCAATGCGGGTGCCGTTGAACTGAAGGCTGACGGTACGTTCAGTGTTGAGTTCGAGGTCAAAAAAGATACTGAAATTGCAGGCAACCTTGGTATTTACACTTACGCTGCCGGTGGTTCTACATACGCTCAGTTTGAGACCTACACACCACTGAACTTCGCTGAGGTTGAAGAGCCAGAAGCTCCAGTGGTACCTGAAGTGCAGGCTTCCAAGACGGCTGGTTTGAACCCTGACGGTGAGACCATTACG
It encodes the following:
- the pyrE gene encoding orotate phosphoribosyltransferase — protein: MTQTSNAILSLTPREQLRELIKEIAVVHGKVTLSSGKEADYYVDLRRVTLHHRAAPLIGHVLLDTLEEAGLGPGEIDAAGGLTLGADPIATALLHAAASRGLDLDAFVVRKAAKAHGMQRQIEGPSIEGRRVVVLEDTTTTGGSPIAAIEAARAAGAEVVAVATIVDRNTGAKEKIEAYGVTYHSLFGLADLDLE
- a CDS encoding DUF3137 domain-containing protein; translated protein: MDAIFMFGVIVAGFIAFAIWGSKLNKKRQAELAAWAQDRGWEYAREDRSLVQRWPVAPFSLGRRNRPSAKNVLWGPTTSQQGQVRQALSFTYQYEVRSGSGDDSSSTSYPHHVTCIFLGQTTPVLEISPETFSAKISKALGGQDIQFESEAFNKRWRVEAQNLKFAHAIINPQMMEHLMHPQFGGVSFAFAGDCVLVFNNRPLDVVAVDPMLAICHDFIDRIPSYVLEDFS